In Janthinobacterium sp. J1-1, a single genomic region encodes these proteins:
- the malG gene encoding maltose ABC transporter permease MalG, with amino-acid sequence MAIVVDRSNRWRIVAAHVAVIALIALVMFPFLMILSISLRPGNFASGSLIPPEISFEHWRLALGMSYQAPNGTLVEPDFPVLLWLWNSIKVATMSATLTVLLSTTCAYAFARMQFRFKSQTLSALLLLQMFPAVLALVAIYAIFDLLGSYVPWLGIDHHGSLVLAYTGGIAMHIWTIKGYYQTIPIEIEEAAKVDGASQWQAFVYVLLPMTVPILMVVFLLSFIGAIIEYPIASVLLHEQNNLTLAVGSKLFLYEQKYLWGDFAAAAILSGLPITAVFLLAQKWMISGLTAGGVKG; translated from the coding sequence ATGGCTATCGTTGTCGACCGTTCCAACCGCTGGCGCATCGTCGCGGCCCACGTCGCCGTGATCGCGCTGATCGCGCTGGTGATGTTTCCCTTCCTGATGATCCTGTCGATCTCTCTGCGCCCGGGCAATTTCGCCTCGGGCAGTTTGATCCCGCCCGAGATCAGCTTCGAACACTGGCGCCTGGCGCTGGGCATGTCCTACCAGGCGCCCAACGGCACCCTGGTCGAACCCGACTTCCCTGTGCTGCTGTGGCTGTGGAATTCGATCAAGGTGGCCACCATGAGCGCCACACTCACCGTGCTGCTGTCGACCACCTGCGCCTATGCGTTTGCGCGCATGCAGTTCCGCTTCAAGTCGCAGACCCTGTCCGCGCTGCTGCTGTTGCAGATGTTCCCGGCCGTGCTGGCGCTGGTGGCCATCTATGCCATTTTCGACCTGCTGGGCAGCTATGTGCCGTGGCTGGGCATCGACCACCACGGCAGCCTGGTGCTGGCCTACACGGGCGGCATCGCCATGCATATCTGGACCATCAAGGGCTATTACCAGACCATCCCGATCGAGATCGAGGAAGCGGCCAAGGTCGACGGCGCCTCGCAGTGGCAGGCCTTTGTCTACGTGCTGCTGCCGATGACGGTGCCGATTTTGATGGTGGTGTTTTTGCTGTCATTTATCGGCGCCATCATCGAATACCCGATCGCCTCCGTGCTGCTGCATGAACAGAACAACCTGACCTTGGCGGTCGGCTCCAAGCTGTTCCTGTACGAGCAAAAATACCTGTGGGGCGACTTCGCCGCGGCGGCCATCCTGTCCGGCCTGCCGATCACGGCCGTGTTCCTGCTGGCGCAGAAATGGATGATTTCCGGCCTGACGGCTGGCGGCGTGAAAGGCTGA
- the malE gene encoding maltose/maltodextrin ABC transporter substrate-binding protein MalE, translating to MSLQNTKRSLIKTTLLAAALAGIGNLAAVTMAQAAEAGTLLIWINGDKGYKGLAKVGEEFTKKTGVKVVVEHPEDAPNKFQQAAAAGKGPDIWIWPHDRLGGWIDAGLLQPVNPGKDARAAILPLAWNAFTVGGKTWGYPMSIEAVALVYNKDLVPTPPKTFEEIAALDKKLSAQGKKAILWDYTNTYFTWPLLGAGGGFPFEVKADGRYDASKTGVNNAGSVAGVNAVMNLINSGAMAKGAGYAEMEAGFNQGKIAMMINGPWSWDNARKSKINFGVATIPTVAGKTATPFVGVLGAMISKASPNKDLAVEFLENQMLQINGLKTINADVPLGTPANKALFAELKSNPNIQATMESAQAGRPMPNNPEMGRFWSSMQSALENITQGRQSTKEGLDAAAKRITTAN from the coding sequence ATGTCCTTACAGAACACAAAACGCAGCCTCATCAAAACCACCCTGCTCGCCGCCGCGCTGGCCGGCATCGGCAACCTGGCCGCCGTCACCATGGCGCAGGCGGCCGAAGCGGGCACCCTGCTGATCTGGATCAATGGCGACAAGGGCTACAAAGGCCTGGCCAAGGTCGGCGAGGAATTTACCAAAAAGACCGGCGTGAAAGTCGTGGTCGAGCATCCGGAAGACGCACCGAACAAATTCCAGCAGGCGGCCGCCGCCGGCAAGGGCCCGGACATCTGGATCTGGCCGCATGACCGCCTGGGCGGCTGGATCGACGCCGGCCTGCTGCAGCCGGTCAACCCGGGCAAGGACGCGCGCGCCGCCATCCTGCCGCTGGCATGGAACGCCTTTACGGTGGGCGGCAAGACCTGGGGCTACCCGATGTCGATCGAAGCCGTGGCCCTGGTCTACAACAAGGACCTGGTGCCGACCCCGCCGAAAACGTTTGAAGAAATCGCCGCGCTGGACAAAAAGCTGTCCGCGCAAGGCAAGAAAGCCATCCTGTGGGATTACACGAACACCTATTTCACCTGGCCGCTGCTGGGCGCCGGTGGCGGCTTCCCGTTTGAAGTCAAGGCCGATGGCCGCTACGACGCGTCGAAAACGGGCGTCAACAACGCCGGCTCGGTGGCGGGCGTGAATGCCGTCATGAACCTGATCAACAGCGGCGCCATGGCCAAGGGCGCCGGCTACGCCGAAATGGAAGCGGGCTTCAACCAGGGCAAGATCGCCATGATGATCAACGGTCCATGGTCGTGGGACAATGCGCGCAAATCGAAGATCAACTTCGGCGTGGCGACCATTCCTACCGTGGCCGGCAAAACCGCCACGCCATTCGTGGGCGTGCTCGGCGCGATGATCTCGAAAGCCAGCCCGAACAAGGACCTGGCCGTCGAATTCCTGGAAAACCAGATGTTGCAGATCAATGGCCTGAAAACCATCAACGCCGACGTCCCGCTGGGCACGCCCGCCAACAAGGCGCTGTTCGCGGAACTGAAGTCGAATCCGAACATCCAGGCCACCATGGAAAGCGCGCAGGCCGGCCGCCCGATGCCGAACAACCCGGAAATGGGCCGCTTCTGGTCGTCGATGCAGTCGGCGCTGGAAAATATCACGCAGGGCCGCCAGTCGACCAAGGAAGGCCTTGATGCGGCGGCGAAGCGCATTACCACCGCCAATTAA
- the malF gene encoding maltose ABC transporter permease MalF: MRKFIGPTVLTISMALGLYLLFLLYLSGQTMLAAVFLGLLTLTTFVFTSPRAYAYRYLFPGITAVIVFVLLPLVYTVSIGFTNFSSRNLLTYERATQYLLDETQRVESAGYAMTVHRDDNQYRLRLESPDTGEVLLTAPLALKRAVPLNVDVAPADPVQAPVLAEPLGIKDIIALQKDLKMLTLVLPNKIELRMVGLREFGPVAHVYKQLPDETLKKVATGELVKPNFKTGFYEMPDGTKLEPGFKVNVGFANFVKIFSDEAFRGPFLRIFVWTIVFALISVATTTGLGMVLAVLLNWDALRFRGLYRTLLFLPYAVPGFISILVFKGLFNNNFGEINLVLDALFGIKPAWFSDTTLAKAMILIVNTWLGYPYMMVVCMGLIKAIPADLYEASALAGAGPLTNFFKITLPLIIKPLMPLMVASLGFNFNNFVLISLLTGGRPDFLDTTLPAGTTDLLVSYTYRIAFEDSGQNFGLAAAISTLIFFLVAAISLVNMRLTRMNKA, translated from the coding sequence GTGCGCAAGTTTATCGGCCCTACGGTACTGACCATCAGCATGGCGCTGGGTCTGTACCTGCTGTTCCTGTTGTATCTCTCCGGCCAGACCATGCTGGCCGCCGTCTTCCTCGGCCTGCTGACCCTGACGACGTTTGTCTTCACGTCGCCGCGGGCCTATGCCTACCGCTATCTGTTCCCCGGCATCACGGCGGTGATCGTCTTCGTGCTGCTGCCGCTGGTGTACACGGTGTCGATCGGCTTTACCAACTTCAGTTCGCGCAATCTGCTGACCTACGAACGCGCCACGCAATACCTGCTGGACGAAACCCAGCGCGTGGAAAGCGCCGGCTATGCGATGACGGTGCACCGCGACGACAATCAATACCGTTTGCGGCTGGAAAGCCCGGACACGGGCGAAGTGCTGCTCACCGCCCCGCTGGCGCTGAAGCGCGCCGTGCCACTGAACGTGGACGTCGCTCCTGCCGATCCTGTGCAAGCGCCCGTGCTGGCCGAGCCGCTGGGTATCAAGGACATTATCGCCCTGCAAAAAGATTTGAAGATGCTCACCTTGGTCTTGCCCAACAAGATAGAGCTGCGCATGGTGGGCCTGCGCGAATTCGGCCCGGTCGCGCATGTCTACAAGCAACTGCCGGACGAGACCCTGAAAAAAGTCGCCACCGGCGAGCTGGTCAAACCCAATTTCAAGACGGGTTTTTATGAAATGCCGGATGGCACAAAACTGGAGCCGGGCTTCAAGGTCAATGTGGGCTTCGCCAACTTCGTCAAGATCTTCTCGGACGAAGCGTTCCGTGGCCCCTTCCTGCGCATTTTCGTGTGGACCATCGTGTTCGCCCTGATCAGCGTGGCCACCACCACCGGTCTCGGCATGGTGCTGGCCGTGCTGCTGAACTGGGACGCGCTGCGCTTCCGTGGCCTGTACCGCACCCTGCTGTTCCTGCCGTATGCCGTGCCGGGCTTTATTTCCATCCTGGTGTTCAAGGGCCTGTTCAACAATAACTTCGGCGAGATCAACCTGGTGCTCGACGCCCTGTTCGGCATCAAGCCGGCCTGGTTCTCCGACACCACCCTGGCCAAGGCCATGATTTTGATCGTCAATACCTGGCTGGGCTACCCCTACATGATGGTGGTGTGCATGGGCCTGATCAAGGCGATTCCGGCCGACCTGTACGAAGCGTCGGCGCTGGCCGGCGCCGGGCCGCTGACCAACTTCTTCAAGATCACCCTGCCCCTGATCATCAAGCCGTTGATGCCGCTGATGGTGGCCAGCCTGGGCTTCAATTTCAATAATTTCGTCTTGATCAGTTTGCTCACCGGCGGCCGCCCCGACTTCCTCGACACCACCCTGCCGGCCGGCACCACCGACCTGCTGGTGTCCTACACCTACCGCATCGCGTTCGAGGATTCGGGCCAGAACTTCGGTTTGGCCGCCGCCATCTCGACCCTGATTTTCTTCCTCGTGGCCGCGATTTCGCTGGTCAACATGCGCCTGACACGCATGAACAAAGCATAA
- a CDS encoding alpha-amylase family glycosyl hydrolase translates to MKTVLATLAVLLASLPAQAASFADNPIVYFAVTDRFANGNPGNDHSYGRAADPEGGDIGSFHGGDIAGITQKLKAGWFKELGVNALWITAPYEQIHGWVVGGKQQFKHYAYHGYWALDYTTMDANMGTREELREMITTAHAQGIRVLFDVVLNHPGYADLRTLAEYKVPVLWPGHEQANLRDYHSFVDYNNFDFRQWWGPDWVRAGLPGYPDGGQDDYTMQLAYLPDFRTESTKAVGLPPILQRKNDTRAIARPDATVRSYLVGWLADWVREFGVDGFRADTVKHVEPASWLALRAAATEALADWKARHPKQAIDDAPFWMTGEAWGHGPERSSWHDAGFDSMINFDFQHRAGGGWKAIDGVYRQYAQLLGQGPRYNILSYISSHDTSLFPRDQLKHGLSALLLAPGGVQLFYGDESGRLPGTAPAGDEQQATRSDMNWTSLDSAMLAHAHKLGQFRLRHAALARGEHRLNSEAPYAFARVTADDRVIVAPDAQGAITLKVHGVFADGATVRDAYSNQIYTVSNGAVAINATGTVLLETTTP, encoded by the coding sequence ATGAAGACCGTCCTGGCCACCCTCGCCGTCCTGCTTGCCAGCCTGCCGGCGCAGGCGGCAAGTTTCGCAGACAATCCGATCGTCTACTTTGCCGTCACCGACCGTTTCGCCAATGGCAACCCGGGCAACGACCACAGTTATGGCCGCGCGGCCGACCCGGAAGGCGGCGATATCGGCAGCTTCCATGGCGGCGATATCGCCGGCATCACGCAGAAACTGAAAGCTGGCTGGTTCAAGGAGCTGGGCGTCAACGCGCTGTGGATCACGGCGCCGTACGAGCAGATCCACGGCTGGGTGGTGGGCGGCAAGCAGCAGTTCAAGCACTATGCCTACCACGGCTACTGGGCGCTCGACTACACCACCATGGACGCAAACATGGGCACGCGCGAGGAACTGCGCGAGATGATCACCACCGCACACGCACAGGGCATCCGCGTGCTGTTCGACGTGGTGCTCAATCACCCCGGCTATGCCGACCTGCGCACCCTGGCCGAGTACAAGGTGCCGGTGCTGTGGCCCGGCCATGAACAGGCCAACCTGCGCGACTATCACAGCTTTGTCGACTATAACAATTTCGACTTCAGGCAGTGGTGGGGGCCGGACTGGGTGCGTGCCGGCCTGCCCGGCTATCCCGATGGCGGCCAGGATGACTATACGATGCAGCTGGCTTACCTGCCGGACTTCCGCACGGAGAGTACCAAGGCCGTGGGACTGCCGCCGATTTTGCAACGCAAAAACGATACGCGCGCCATCGCCAGGCCAGATGCGACCGTGCGTTCTTACCTGGTCGGCTGGCTGGCCGACTGGGTGCGCGAATTCGGCGTCGACGGTTTCAGGGCCGACACCGTCAAGCATGTGGAACCGGCAAGCTGGCTGGCCCTGCGCGCGGCCGCCACCGAAGCGCTGGCCGACTGGAAGGCGCGCCACCCGAAACAGGCCATCGATGATGCGCCGTTCTGGATGACGGGCGAAGCCTGGGGCCATGGTCCCGAGCGCAGCAGCTGGCACGACGCCGGCTTCGATTCGATGATCAATTTCGACTTTCAACACCGCGCTGGCGGCGGCTGGAAAGCCATCGACGGCGTGTATCGCCAGTATGCGCAGCTGCTGGGCCAAGGTCCTCGGTACAATATCCTGTCGTATATCTCCTCGCACGACACCAGCCTGTTCCCGCGCGATCAATTGAAGCATGGCCTGTCGGCCCTGCTGCTGGCGCCCGGCGGCGTGCAGCTATTCTATGGCGATGAAAGCGGCCGCCTGCCGGGCACGGCGCCTGCGGGCGACGAGCAGCAGGCGACCAGGTCTGACATGAACTGGACCTCACTCGACAGCGCCATGCTGGCCCATGCCCACAAACTGGGCCAGTTCCGCCTGCGCCATGCTGCGCTGGCGCGTGGCGAGCATCGCTTGAACAGTGAAGCGCCGTATGCGTTTGCCCGCGTGACGGCCGATGACCGCGTGATCGTCGCGCCCGACGCGCAGGGCGCCATCACGTTGAAAGTGCACGGCGTGTTCGCCGATGGCGCCACCGTGCGCGATGC
- a CDS encoding sn-glycerol-3-phosphate ABC transporter ATP-binding protein UgpC, translated as MAGLKLTGLKKAYGDVQTLHGIDLEIADGEFMVFVGPSGCGKSTLLRSICGLEEISGGDLYIGKTRMNDVPPAKRGIAMVFQSYALYPHMSVAQNMAFGLKLAGMNKVQIADAVQRAAQILRIEPLLERKPKDLSGGQRQRVAIGRAIVRKPDVFLFDEPLSNLDASLRVQMRIELANLHRELRSTMIYVTHDQVEAMTLADRIVVLNAGRIEQVGAPLELYHHPANLFVAGFLGSPRMNFLKGKIQSHADGVATIATTAGGLLQANLAQPLPNGAAVTVGARPEHVQACAPGTVASASAIKATVQAVEKLGDISYLYVAVPGGDEPLVVRADAETDWAIGQQVALQVAASRVHVFDEHGQTRT; from the coding sequence ATGGCTGGACTGAAGTTAACGGGCTTGAAAAAAGCCTATGGCGACGTGCAAACCCTGCACGGCATCGACCTGGAGATCGCCGACGGCGAGTTCATGGTCTTCGTGGGGCCGTCCGGTTGCGGCAAATCGACCCTGCTGCGCAGCATCTGCGGGCTGGAAGAAATCAGCGGCGGCGACCTGTATATCGGCAAGACGCGCATGAACGACGTGCCGCCTGCCAAGCGCGGCATCGCCATGGTGTTCCAGAGCTATGCCCTGTACCCGCACATGAGCGTGGCGCAGAACATGGCCTTCGGCCTGAAACTGGCCGGCATGAACAAGGTGCAGATTGCCGACGCCGTGCAGCGCGCCGCGCAGATCCTGCGTATCGAGCCGCTGCTGGAACGCAAACCGAAAGACCTGTCCGGCGGCCAGCGCCAGCGCGTGGCCATCGGCCGCGCCATCGTGCGCAAACCCGACGTGTTCCTGTTCGACGAACCGCTGTCCAACCTGGACGCCTCGCTGCGCGTGCAGATGCGCATCGAACTGGCGAACTTGCACCGCGAACTGCGCTCGACGATGATCTACGTCACCCACGACCAGGTCGAAGCGATGACCCTGGCCGACCGCATCGTGGTGCTGAACGCGGGCCGCATCGAGCAGGTGGGCGCGCCCCTGGAACTGTATCACCACCCCGCCAACCTGTTCGTGGCCGGCTTCCTCGGTTCGCCGCGCATGAATTTCTTGAAAGGCAAAATCCAGTCGCACGCCGATGGCGTGGCGACGATTGCCACCACGGCCGGCGGCCTGCTGCAGGCCAACCTGGCGCAGCCGCTGCCGAACGGCGCGGCAGTGACGGTCGGTGCGCGTCCCGAACATGTGCAGGCCTGCGCGCCGGGCACGGTGGCCTCGGCCTCGGCGATCAAGGCAACCGTGCAGGCGGTGGAAAAACTGGGCGACATCAGCTATCTGTACGTGGCGGTACCGGGTGGCGACGAGCCGCTGGTAGTGCGCGCCGACGCCGAAACCGACTGGGCCATCGGCCAGCAGGTGGCGCTGCAGGTGGCTGCCTCGCGCGTGCACGTGTTCGACGAACACGGCCAGACGCGCACCTGA